One segment of Microbacterium arborescens DNA contains the following:
- a CDS encoding FtsW/RodA/SpoVE family cell cycle protein, with the protein MPQTQRNRELGLLLFAFVINAAALALVQLGKNGAIDSSFLVYCAVLDALALAIHVVLRLRARDADPFVVPIATLLSGIGIAMIYRIDLEGTSEGWDMLAVRQIVWCAIALVAALIVVIALRNYRVLFRYTYVFGFAGIALLLLPFVPGLGVEAGADVWVSIGGIVSFQPGELAKIALAIFFAGYLVRTRESLTSVGTRFLGVTWPRARELGPVLVIWAISLGIIVLQRDLGTGTLIFGMFIAMLYVATGKTSWVMIGLSLVLAGVILASQVLPYVNGRFQNWLNPFDPNNVDAAGGSFQLINGLYGLAKGGFIGTGLGQGRPWMTPLSQSDYIFPSLGEELGLIGVFALLCLYMVFTSRGVRIGLAGQDDFGKLLATGLSFTIALQVFIMVGGVTRVIPLTGLTTPFLAAGGSSLVANWIIVALLLRISDAVRSRPRVVIG; encoded by the coding sequence ATGCCGCAGACGCAGCGCAACCGCGAGCTCGGCTTGCTGCTCTTCGCGTTCGTGATCAACGCCGCCGCCCTCGCCCTCGTGCAGCTCGGGAAGAACGGGGCGATCGACTCGTCGTTCCTGGTCTACTGCGCCGTGCTCGACGCGCTCGCACTGGCGATCCACGTGGTGCTGCGCCTGCGAGCACGCGACGCCGATCCTTTCGTCGTTCCGATCGCCACCCTGCTGTCGGGCATCGGCATCGCCATGATCTACCGCATCGACCTCGAGGGCACGTCCGAAGGCTGGGACATGCTGGCCGTGCGTCAGATCGTCTGGTGCGCGATCGCCTTGGTGGCCGCGCTCATCGTGGTGATCGCCCTGCGCAACTACCGCGTGCTCTTCCGGTACACGTACGTCTTCGGCTTCGCGGGCATCGCGCTCTTGCTGCTGCCGTTCGTCCCGGGCCTGGGTGTCGAGGCCGGCGCCGACGTGTGGGTGTCGATCGGCGGCATCGTCTCGTTCCAGCCCGGCGAGCTGGCGAAGATCGCCCTGGCGATCTTCTTCGCGGGCTACCTGGTGCGCACGCGCGAGTCGCTCACGTCCGTGGGCACCCGGTTCCTCGGCGTGACGTGGCCCCGGGCACGCGAGCTCGGCCCGGTGCTGGTCATCTGGGCGATCTCGCTGGGCATCATCGTGCTCCAGCGCGACCTGGGCACCGGAACCCTGATCTTCGGCATGTTCATCGCGATGCTCTACGTCGCGACGGGAAAGACCAGCTGGGTCATGATCGGCCTCAGCCTGGTGCTGGCAGGGGTGATCCTCGCCTCGCAGGTGCTGCCGTACGTCAACGGTCGCTTCCAGAACTGGCTGAACCCCTTCGACCCGAACAACGTCGATGCCGCGGGCGGCAGCTTCCAGCTCATCAACGGCCTCTACGGACTCGCCAAGGGCGGGTTCATCGGCACCGGGCTCGGCCAGGGTCGCCCGTGGATGACACCGCTGTCGCAGAGCGACTACATCTTCCCGAGCCTCGGTGAAGAGCTCGGCCTCATCGGCGTCTTCGCTCTGCTGTGCCTCTACATGGTCTTCACGAGCCGCGGCGTGCGCATCGGCCTGGCGGGCCAGGACGACTTCGGCAAGCTGCTCGCGACCGGCCTGTCGTTCACGATCGCGCTGCAGGTGTTCATCATGGTCGGCGGCGTGACCCGGGTCATCCCCCTGACGGGCCTGACGACGCCATTCCTCGCAGCGGGCGGCTCGTCGCTCGTGGCCAACTGGATCATCGTGGCCCTCCTCCTCCGCATCTCGGATGCGGTTCGCTCTCGACCCCGGGTGGTGATCGGATGA